One region of Cottoperca gobio chromosome 19, fCotGob3.1, whole genome shotgun sequence genomic DNA includes:
- the LOC115024877 gene encoding uncharacterized protein LOC115024877 gives MKGMKHLLLLAVFVLQARCQQKPGVSMSPDIKHIYFGDMLFLKCDQTASGSPVKWYFNNQEQPSLTNETQKIAVATPTHSGIYQCESNGEKSDTFPINVLDYIPSASLTIKTGQPVVRTGGSVILQLDNEGGLQGWKCFVNREGLTKRIALKMMIDSVSVVFQPKRMYIQETIFWCTDTPEEHRSNQITVRTSAKDVSLEMYPLPAVVGESLTLKCLVWGTDLISDTIFYKDDKIILKGSSPTYTIADVTESAKGRYKCHATFTYIKQPAGAPYQVVSDNQDVFVQAPPMKAVLSERIGLMCSCPDCPSESHYRWYNKRDDQLWALMDSRGGLIMPKASGTYACRALWNNGKSLLSKGYFYQPLITYILTSVIVVLVLLGGATVALFYKKRNTTGPIYEDVPLRSRATGDDRYEALPKGAQREGEYDTLHPEEPGRQRKEGEYEALKKEGMTGGEYHTVKMEGAVGGEGGYQALKKAGMTGGEYHTVKMEGAVGGEGGYQALKKAGNDRGGVPNSGNRGRRWR, from the exons ATGAAGGGAATGAAACATCTGCTGCTCCTGGCAG TGTTCGTGCTCCAGGCAAGATGTCAGCAAAAGCCAGGAG TGTCTATGTCACCCGATATCAAGCATATCTACTTCGGGGACATGTTGTTTCTGAAATGTGACCAAACTGCAAGTGGGAGCCCAGTGAAATGGTACTTTAACAACCAGGAACAACCTTCGCTGACCAACGAAACCCAGAAGATAGCAGTCGCTACACCCACGCACTCAGGCATTTATCAATGTGAGAGCAATGGGGAAAAGAGTGACACGTTCCCCATCAACGTCCTGG ATTACATTCCCAGTGCCTCACTCACCATCAAGACAGGGCAGCCAGTGGTGCGGACGGGAGGTTCAGTCATCCTGCAGCTTGACAATGAGGGTGGTCTGCAGGGATGGAAGTGCTTTGTCAATAGGGAAGGGTTGACAAAAAGGATTGCGTTGAAGATGATGATAGACAGTGTGAGTGTGGTCTTTCAACCCAAAAGAATGTATATCCAGGAGACCATTTTCTGGTGTACTGATACACCAGAAGAACACAGAAGTAACCAAATCACAGTCAGGACTTCAG CGAAGGACGTATCGCTGGAAATGTATCCTCTGCCAGCTGTAGTTGGGGAGAGTCTGACTCTGAAGTGCCTTGTCTGGGGTACAGATCTAATTAGCGACACCATTTTCTACAAAGACGATAAAATCATTTTGAAGGGCTCAAGTCCTACCTACACAATCGCCGACGTGACAGAATCTGCAAAGGGGAGATACAAGTGTCATGCCACCTTCACATACATCAAGCAACCTGCTGGGGCCCCATACCAAGTGGTCTCTGATAATCAAGATGTGTTTGTCCAAG CGCCTCCTATGAAAGCAGTTCTCTCTGAAAGAATTGGCTTGATGTGTTCTTGTCCAGATTGTCCCAGTGAGAGCCACTATCGTTGGTACAACAAGCGTGACGATCAGCTGTGGGCACTCATGGATTCCAGGGGAGGATTGATAATGCCAAAAGCGAGTGGTACATATGCATGCAGAGCTCTGTGGAACAACGGGAAGTCTTTACTCAGCAAAGGCTATTTCT ATCAACCTCTTATCACATACATTTTAACAAGTGTGATCGTCGTGCTGGTGCTTCTAGGTGGAGCAACTGTGGCTTTGTTTTATAAGAAGAGAAATACCACAG gaCCAATTTACGAGGATGTGCCGCTGAGGTCAAGAGCCACAGGTGATGACAGATATGAGGCGCTGCCGAAGGGTGCCCAAAGGGAGGGCGAGTACGACACCCTTCACCCAGAAGAACCCGGCAGACAGAGGAAAGAGGGGGAATATGAAGCACTGAAGAAGGAGGGAATGACAGGGGGggagtaccacactgtgaaaatggAGGGGGCAgttggaggagagggagggtaTCAAGCGCTGAAGAAAGCGGGAATGACAGGGGGggagtaccacactgtgaaaatggAGGGGGCAgttggaggagagggagggtaTCAAGCGCTGAAGAAAGCGGGGAATGACAGGGGGGGAGTACCAAACTCTGGGAACAGAGGGCGCAGGTGGAGGTGA
- the LOC115024487 gene encoding vesicular glutamate transporter 1-like: MEIRPDRFKVVAAKTLGKIYGALEKKQENGETLELSAEGRPELVQEKEVPVVDCTCFGLPRRYIIAILSGFGFCISFGIRCNLGVAIVSMVNSHTVYRDNKEVIVKAQFDWDPETVGMIHGSFFWGYIVTQIPGGFICQKFAANRVFGFAIVATSCLNMLIPTAARMHFGCVIIVRIFQGLVEGVSYPACHGIWAKWAPPLERSRLATTAFCGSYAGAVIAMPLAGILVQYSGWSSVFYVYGTFGIMWYCFWFLVSYESPAAHPTITEEERTYIEESIGESSQHSITKFNTPWRAFFTSMPVYAIIVANFCRSWTFYLLLISQPAYFEEVFGFEISKVGIVSALPHLVMTIIVPIGGQLADYLRSNQIMTTTNVRKLMNCGGFGMEATFLLVVGFSHTKAVAISFLVLAVGFSGFAISGFNVNHLDIAPRYASILMGISNGVGTLSGMVCPLIVGAMTKHKTREEWQGVFLIASLVHYGGVIFYGLFASGEKQYWAEPEELNVEKCGILDEDELANETEELYRTSGGGGYGAMNQGADPNGGTGGGGGGGGGGGWVSDWDKTEEYVQPAGTNNYLYGGEGDRELT, translated from the exons ATGGAGATCCGGCCGGACAGGTTTAAGGTTGTGGCAGCCAAGACTCTCGGGAAAATATACGG AGCTCTTGAGAAGAAGCAGGAAAATGGCGAGACCCTCGAGCTGTCGGCAGAGGGCCGGCCAGAGCTTGTGCAGGAGAAGGAGGTGCCCGTGGTGGACTGCACGTGCTTCGGCCTGCCCAGGCGCTACATCATCGCCATCCTCTCTGGCTTCGGCTTCTGCATCTCCTTTGGTATCCGATGTAACTTGGGCGTGGCTATCGTCAGCATGGTCAACAGCCACACCGTCTACAGAGACAACAAGGAGGTCATAGTG AAAGCTCAGTTTGACTGGGATCCAGAAACAGTGGGAATGATCCACGGGTCCTTCTTCTGGGGATACATAGTAACCCAAATCCCAGGAGGGTTCATCTGTCAAAAGTTTGCAGCAAACAG AGTGTTTGGCTTTGCTATCGTGGCTACGTCTTGCCTGAATATGCTAATTCCTACGGCAGCACGGATGCACTTCGGCTGTGTTATCATTGTCAGAATATTTCAAGGACTTGTGGAG GGGGTTTCATATCCGGCCTGTCATGGTATTTGGGCAAAATGGGCGCCACCTCTTGAAAGAAGTCGCCTTGCCACGACAGCTTTTTGTG GTTCTTATGCTGGTGCTGTGATCGCTATGCCATTAGCTGGAATCCTGGTCCAGTACTCAGGATGGTCATCAGTCTTCTACGTATACG GAACCTTTGGGATCATGTGGTATTGCTTCTGGTTCCTGGTGTCTTATGAAAGTCCAGCTGCCCACCCCACCATcactgaggaggagagaacGTATATTGAGGAAAGCATTGGAGAGTCATCCCAACATTCAATAACG AAATTCAACACGCCGTGGAGGGCCTTCTTTACGTCCATGCCAGTGTACGCCATCATTGTGGCCAATTTCTGCAGAAGTTGGACTTTCTACTTGCTACTCATCAGCCAGCCTGCATACTTCGAGGAGGTGTTTGGGTTTGAGATTAGCAAG GTGGGCATAGTTTCTGCACTTCCCCACCTCGTCATGACCATTATCGTGCCCATTGGTGGCCAGCTTGCTGACTATCTACGCTCCAACCAAATCATGACCACCACTAACGTCAGGAAACTTATGAACTGTGGAG GGTTTGGGATGGAGGCAACCTTCCTGCTGGTGGTCGGCTTCTCTCATACTAAAGCTGTTGCCATTTCATTCCTGGTCCTGGCGGTGGGTTTCTCTGGCTTTGCCATTTCAG GGTTTAATGTCAACCACCTGGACATTGCACCGCGCTATGCTAGCATCCTCATGGGCATCTCTAACGGTGTGGGCACTTTGTCTGGTATGGTTTGCCCACTTATAGTTGGTGCCATGACGAAGCATAAG ACGCGGGAGGAGTGGCAGGGAGTGTTTCTTATCGCCTCGCTTGTTCATTATGGAGGTGTTATATTCTATG GCCTCTTTGCATCTGGAGAGAAGCAATATTGGGCGGAGCCAGAAGAGCTGAATGTTGAAAAATGTGGCATCCTGGATGAAGATGAGCTTGCAAACGAGACAGAGGAGCTGTATCGCACAAGTGGCGGGGGAGGCTATGGAGCCATGAACCAGGGAGCGGATCCCAATGGAGGcacgggaggaggaggaggaggaggaggaggaggaggctgggtCTCAGACTGGGACAAAACTGAGGAGTATGTCCAACCAGCCGGAACCAATAATTACCTTTATGGAGGAGAGGGGGACCGAGAGTTAACATAA